The bacterium DNA segment CCAGATCTCCGTCAGCGAATTGTCAATGCGGTTGACAGCGGCATTGGCACCTTTTGTGAAATAGCAAGGTTGTTCGGCGTCCATGGATCATTCATTTACAAAATGCTGCGGCAACGCCAACAACTAGGCCATATTGCGCCTTTGCCTCATGGTGGCGGTGCTCACCAAAAACTTGATGATAGAACCCTTGACTTCTTGATTGATCTAGTGGAGCAAGTACCGTATATAACTTTGAACGAGCTTCGCTTGAAATGCCAAAGGCAGGCCAAGATCAAGGTCAGCGTCTCAACCATTTGGTATGGCTTGGAGAGACGCAAAACAACAGTAAAAAAGTCGCGATCAGCGCAAGAGGCTGATCCGGCAGATGGAGCCGCATTCAGCAAAAAGTAGGAAAAGATAGAGGCGCGGCGCACTTGTTTATCGATGAATATGGCACCAAAACGAGGATGAATCGTTCTCATGCGCGATCTGCCAAAGACAAAAGAGCACACATGTCCGAGGCCTTCGACCCTGCGGTCAGACTGTCAGTGATCAGTGCACTGTCTTTGACAGGCGTTGGTCCCACGCTCACAATCGAAGGCAGCGTTGATGGTCAAGTTTTTGAAGATTATGTCGAACATTTCCTTTCTCGCGAATTGACGCGCGATGACATTGTGATGATGGACAACATCAGGTTTCATTATAACCAAAGGATTCTCGCCAAGCTTCGCGATCTCGGAGCTCGTGTTGAATATTTGCCAGCCTATAGCCCGGATCCTAACCCCTTGGAGGAATGTATTTCAAAGATCAAGGCTATACTGCGGAAGAAACGCTCAACGACAAGAAAGAAACTTGAGACTGCTCTTAAGCAAGCCATCAATGAAGTGACGAAGAGTGACATTGCCGGTTGGTCCAGGTAGTGCAGATATCCCTCTTCATTCAATTAGAAAATGCCGTAAATCAATGATTGGTATTCCACAGGGCTCGCTCGGTGAAAGCCTTGCGTGAGTCTGAGAATCTTTCAAAGATTCGGGCGGTCGCGTTTCACCCGAAGAGATGATCAAATGATTCCAATAACCCCAAATGATCAAGATTGTCCGGAGCGCACGGCACGGACGTAGTTGGGGTCGTGCACGCCGCCGTGGGTGCAGGCGCCACCGTAGAAATAAACAACCCACGCCCCGCCCGACGCCTCTTTGTCCGCGGTCCAGATCCAATGTTGGTTCTTGTCAAACACCGGATCGATATAAAGATCACGATTCCTTTTCTCAGGCTCCATCAAAGACATCGCCTCCTCGAGCGTCGGCAAGCGCCAGTCATTATAGCCCGCAAACCTCTCGCGATTGAGTTGTTCGAGGTATTTCAACGCGTTTGCGAAGGTCATTAACTCTTCCGATCCACCTCGCTGCCAAGTGAGACCGGTAGCGTGATCAATCACCAGCTTTGCGCCATTCCGCTCGACGCTTTCATACTGATGCCGTAAGCCGCGGCCATGCTTGTTTATGTAGTAGTCAAAGAATCCCTTTTCCTTGAGCATGGCCGGCACTGCATCTGGGGAAAGATTCTCCACTGGTTTGAAACGCAGGCTTGTGACTTTCTGATTCGGCCGCAGAGACTTTGATGGTTGCGGGGGCGAGGGTTCTTGTGGTAACGGCTTCTGGTCGGCAGTTTTGGCTTTGGCCAGCTTGGGTTGGGCTTGCGGCGGTGGAGCAGTTTCTTGATTTGCAGTCAGCGGACCGTGCGGCACGGCGGCGACTGTTTCCTTTGCCGCGGTCTCAACCAAGGGTTGGGCATCCAATCCCAAAGCGCCCAGCAAAGCTGTTGTTGCTTTTGCAGCATCACGCAAATTGATATAAAAGCCTTGCTGGCCAAAATGCCCGGCAGTTTGGTGCCGTCCAGCAGGCAGGGAATGATCTTCTTCTTGAGCGAAATCGCGTTTTCCCATTCCAGCGCCACCCATTCCGATTCGCTCGCGGCCTGGTACCAAATCAAGAGCAGCGCGTCACACCGCTCGAGCGCATCACTGATGCGCCTGGGCAGGCTGTCGCCGCCGCGAATGCCGGCATGATCGACCCAAACCGCGGCGCCGGCCCGGCGCAAGGCTTCCTCCAACTCGAGCACCAGGGGCTTGTCCGTCCAGGAATGGCTGATAAAACCTTGGGTGGGTGAATGTCGGAAGCAGCCACGGTGAAATCCCGAAACTGAAAGCCCTTGCAAGCCCAAGGCGCGCTCTGGGAAAGCGCACAAAAACCTGCAGGGCGGAACAGCCGAAAGCGGAATGTTTTCCCAAATGTGCCTTGTGCCGGCGAAGATACAAACTGCCGCGGTGGAGTTCAAATGCTTTTTCCAGCCGCGACCGCGGCCGTGTTATCCGTCAAGCTAAACCAGGAAGGAGATGATCGAGCTGGCGGGCCGTCCCAACACACCACCGCCCGGGCGGTTCGGCATGCGCAAGAACGAGTTTCATTTGCCTTGGGCACGCTTCTAAGCCAAGCGCCCGGGCGGTTTCTTCATTTCTGGACTGACACTCTGGCACATCTACCTCGGCCTGATATATCTCCCTCCGCTACGGCGCATTTCAATCCTGAATAAGACTCTATAAAAACTAACCTTAAACAAGACACATTATATTTTCGAAAAGGCAAGTTTTCTCTTGAATGGTGAATTAAAGATCACTATAATTGATAAAAATGGTGTCTCTAAAATCACCTTCAAATGCTCAAGGAGACGCGATTATGCCGAAGCCATTGGAGCTGCCGAAGGGCCAAAGTGTGCTGGTGGAAGTCGATTTGCGCTATGCCGGCAGAGGCAGCCGGCTTGACCCATTTTTGATTCATTACAAAAACGAGCGCTACCGCATCCTGCGCGTGACTCGCCGCCAAAAGAAGATCATCCACGAACGGGAACACATGGTTTATCACATCAAGATCGAGCGCCAGCGCGAGGCGTATGATCTCATTCAGGATTTGAAAACCAGCATGTGGAGCTTGCGCCAAGCGATCAACCCGCGGTGAGCATTCCCGGCACCGGGCGGTGCCCTGCCAGCTTCGTGTTGCCATGGCAGGAGCGCGCGCCTCTTCTGTTTCGGGCAATCATCATCTCAATTTTCAAACGGGCATTGCCGACTTGGACTACAGCTCATGAGGTGAGAACTTGCGTGCCGAAGAAATAAACGAGATCATCGCCGTCACCACGGATTACCGCCTGGGCCGGGTGGTGCCGGTTTGCTTTGATTGGCAGAACCGGACTTACACGATCGCTCGCATTCATTTGCATTGGGAGGAAAAAGGCCTGGGCACGGTGAAGGAACATCATTTCACGGTTTCAGCCGGAAGCGCGGACATGTATGAGCTGATTTTCGAGCCGGCGGAAATGCGCTGGCGCCTCGGCCAGGTGCTCATGGAAGGATGAAGCTGAGATGGACCGGACGATTCTGCACATCAACATCCCGAACTTTGCGGTCGCGCTGGAATGCGTGCGTTTTCCCCGCTTGCACGGCCGGCCGGTGGCGGTCGCGGCTTTGGGCGGCGAGCGGGCCAGGTTGGCCTCGGTTTCGCCGGCTGCCGGCGCCGCGGGCATCGTGGCCGGCATGCCGGTTTATCGCGCCCGGCGTTTGTGCCGCGATTTGACCGTGCTGCCGCTGGATGAATCCTACTATTCCTCCGGCAACGCCCGGCTGGCCGCGATTCTGTTGAATTTTTCCCCGGTGGTCGAGCCGTATCGCTTCGGCCGCGCCCATTCCGATGTCACACACACCGCCCGCACCGCCGGCCGCGCGGTTGACATGGGATGGCAAACGCTGAAGGAAATCCACGCGCAACTGCGGCTCGCCGGCACGGCGGGCGTGGGCGCGAACAAATTGCTGAGCCGGATCAGCTCGCAAGTCGCTCCCGCCAATGCGGTGCAGGCCATCCGCCGCGGCCACGAGCAAAAATTTCTCGCGCCGTTGTGGTCGAATTATTTGCCCGCGGTGACCGCCACGGTGTGGCAGGAATTGCAGGAATTGAATCTGCTGCGCATCGGTGAAATCGCCCGGTTCGCCGCGCCCGATCTGGTGATGGTCTTCGGCAAACTGGGCGGCGTGCTGTTCGAGCAGGCGCACGGCATCGATGACACGCCGGTGGTGTCCCCGGACTCGGCGCGGGCAACCGAGATCATTCACGGCGCCGTGCTGGCGCCGGACGCCAATGACGCCGCCCTCCTGCAAACGCAACTTTTGCCTCTGGTGGAAAGGGCAAGCGAGGAACTGCGCCTGAAAAAATGCAACACCGGCAAGTTGCGCATGGAGATCACCTTCAGCGACGGCAAGAAGGCGATGGGCCAGACGCCCTTGCGTTCACCGGCGTTTCTGGCGCAGGCGCTTTATCCCGCCGCCCGGGAGTTGTTGTACCGCCTCACCCGGCGCCGGGTGCGGGTGCGCACCATTATTCTCGCGCTCGGCAAACTCTCGCCGCAAGCGCGGCAGCTCGATTTGTTTTCACCGCCCACGCCGGCGCGCGCGGAAAAGCTGCAACTGGCAATGGCGGCGGTGCGCGCACGCTGCGGGGAAAAGGCCGTGGGCTATGTGCGGGTGAATTGAAGAAAATCGCGAGGTGAAGCGATGGCTTTAACGCTGGCAGATTACGAACGCTTGATCAAATGGGGAAGCTGCAGTTGGAACTATCCGGTGGGATGGCAGGGCGTGGTTTATCATGACCACAAAAGTGAAACCGATTTGCCCTTGTTTCGCAGCCCTGCTGTCACGCCGCACGGCCTAGCCGGCACTGCCGTGATCAAACAGAAAAAAATCGGCGGTACTTATCGCGCCGACTTGCTGGCGCAATATTGTGCCTTCAAACCGTTCGCCACGCTGTGCTTTGACATGACGCATTACCGGCTGTTTACCGCCGGCGAGCTGGCGGAGTTCGCGCGCTATTTGACTCCGAATTTTCCGGTGGTGATCAAAGTCTGGCAGGGGCTTACCAAGATCGGCCATTGGCACAAGGCGGGCACCGCGACTTATGAGCGCCAGCGCAATGAAAATTTCCTCAATGCGCGGGTTTTTGCCGATCAGTTTCTCTCACCTTACCGCCGCGCCTTTGCCGGACACGCCGCCATGTTTCTGTTCGAATTCATGCGGCTGGGTTATTATGACACGGCACGGCAACGCTGGAGCAATCCTGACCCGCGCCGCTTCAACCGGGCCTTGCAGCAATTCTTTGCCGCCGTGCCCAAGGATTTCCGTTATGCCGTAGAACTCAGAGACCGCAACCTGGTCAATGCCGAATATGCTCAAGTCTTGCGTCAACACGGCGTGGCCCATTGCTTCAACCAGTGGGAGTCGATGCGGTTGCTGCGGGAACAATTCGCGCTCGTGGGCTTCACCGCGCCGTTCGCCGCGGTGCGGGTGTTGACCCCGCCGCGGGTGAAATATGCCGCGGTGCAAAAAGCCTATGCGCCCTATGATCGCATTCACCGCCGCCTGCCGGAGATGCGCGCAGACATGGAATTATTGATCGAGCACGCGCTGCAGCATTCGGTTGATCTCTCGCTGCTCATCAACAACCGCGCCGAGGGCAATGCTCCGGCTACGGTGCAAGAATTGGATGCTGCCCTGCGCCGGAAGCTCGCTGCGCCGGCGAAAACACCCGCGCCGGATCGCATACCGGCGCTTGCAACAAACATTTGAACCGCGAAAATGCGGCGATCGCCGCGCTGGAATGGAATTCTAACTTTTCTAAGCCAGATTTCAGACAAGCTGAAACCTGAAGCCCGCGGGCAGCAATAAGTCCGATTCGTACACTGTTGTCTCGCACGAGGTATCCACCACCACTGTCATCCAGTTGTCATCCAGTAAGGATCTTGTGAAGATTTGAGTACACCCCCTCGCCATTCACCTCACAAGCTCACCGCCGAGACGCGGAGACCGCCGAGAAGGACTCTCTTGATTTTGAAACTCCGCGCTCTCCGCGCCTCCGCGGTGCAAGCGGTTGCTTTGTGGTCAAGGATCTTTCAGAATTTTATTCTGACTTTGAGCGCCTGATGGCCTTATCACCACTGATCGCAACAACCCAACAGATAAAAAGCGCTTTGCGCAGTCGGGTTGTTTCAATCCGTTGAGAAATCTCCGTGCAGCGCGAAGGGCCAAGCGTGCAGCTTGTCTGAAATCTGGCGTAGCCAAGTGAGTCATCTGTTGTCTTCATTCGCAGCATCATTCTGCCGCCAATCATTCTCATTCATCCGGCTCAGTCTTGCTTCGGCTTGATGCAATCCTCGACCTCATTTTTCGGACTGTTGACGAGCGTCGAGACTTCGTAAGCCGTCAGCTCCTGCGCCGGATAAGGCACGAGCAGGCCTTGCAGTTGATCAATGTCTTCGCTCTTGAGCCAGGCCTCTTCAAGATCAGGCGGAAGGATCACCGGCATGCGGTCGTGGATCTGCTTCAGCAACGCGTTGGGCGTAGTGGTGAGAATGGTAAAGGATCTGATTTCCTTGCCGTCCGGCCCCTGCCACTTCGCCCACAGTCCGGCCATCGCAAAAAGCTGGCGCGATTTCAGCATGATGCGCAGCGGCTGCTTGGTTTTGCCGGTTTTTTGCCATTCATAGAAGCCATCGGCCGGCACCAGACAGCGGTATTTCTTGAAGGATGACCTGAAGACCGGCTTCTCCTGAATGGTCTCGCTGCGGGCATTGATCATGCGATTGCCAATGCTGGCGTCTTTGGCCCAATGCGGAATCAAGCCCCAGCGCATCATCTCCAGCCGCCGATGGCCGTTTTGATCGAGGATGAGCACGGGCGCGTATTGCGTCGGCGCCAGGTTGTAGCGCGGCACAAAATCCGTTTCCTCGGTGTCGAAATCAAAGCGCATTTGCATCGCGTCCAGGTTGGCTGTGTTGGTGTAACGTCCGCACATAACCACCTCTCTTGGCAGCTTGGTGAGATCCGGCAACGATTTTGACCGGCTAGTTTAACACCGCCGGCGGGAAAACTCAATCCTTTTCTCACCGGCTGACAGGATGATCCCGGGGCTGCGGGAACGAAAGCGCCTGTCCCCAGCGGGGACAAATGTGATAGCAAAGGGCAACGCCCTGGGAAACAAGAAATCGCCGGGTTTTATAGCCCGATCAGGGCGAAATGAAATTACGTATGCGGCCTCGCCTCATTCTATTTCGCGCCGTTGGCACTCCGAGTTTGGCTTGAACTTTATCTTGGGGCGTTGCCCCAAGCTTTCATAGGCCGCCCCATTGGGGCTTTTGCTTTCTCCCAAATACTAAACTTGACACCGAGGCCCCTCGTAGGGTATTGTGGCAACCGCGAATTTATTGACCTTGGCAGCCGAGCGGGGACTACAAACCTGCTCACCCAATTGAAAACCGCTGTAACCTTCGCGGGCAAACCTTCATGCAGTTTTATGCGGCTTTGCAAACCCACGCACTTACAGCATTTTTCAAATGCGTGTGCAGATTTATGGTCCTGCCTCCTGGTGGGGCACTGTTGCACCCGCGAATCCATTGGCTTCAACAGCCGCCCACAAGGGGCGGAGACTACAAACCTTTTGATTCAGTTGAAAACGGCTCTAATGGAAATCATGCAGCATGTTTCCCCTGCTCACCGCGCATTCCCATTACTCCTTTGGCAAGGGCGTGCCCTCGTTGCGGGAGTTGTGCGCCGCCGCCCATGCGCTGGGCTATGCGGCCCTGGCCTTGACGGACAGCAACGGCATTTATGGCCTGGTGTGGTTTTTGGAATTGTGCCGGGAGTACGGCTTGCAACCCATCATCGGCGCGGAGATTCAACACCGCGAGCGCGCCGTGTTGCTGGTTTACCAGCGTGCCGGCTACCATAATCTTTGCCGCATGCTCTCGGCCCGCCATCTTGACAAAAATTTCTCACTCACGCAGTTGTCCTCGCATCGTGAGGGCTTGATTGTGTTGAGCGACTCCCTGCCCTTGCTGGAAACGCTGGCGCAAGCGGGCGGCACGGAGAATCTTTTTATCGAGCTGCGGCCCTGGTCGAATTTCAGTGACGCGATGAGACAAAGCCGGCGCACCGGCATACCCGTGGCCGCGGCGACGGATATTTACTTTCTGCGCCCGGAAGATTTCAAATTGCATCAGTTCCTGGTCGCGATTCATGAAAACGCGGCGCTCAGCCGCGTGCCCAAGGATCATTTCGTCTCAGCCGAGGCTTTTCTCAAAAGTCCAGCCGCGCACGCGCGTGAATTTTCCGCCTGCCCGCCGGCAGTGGAAAACGCCGGCCGGCTCGCGCAGCAGTGCGCGGCCTTTCAACTCCACCTCGGAATGACGATTTTCCCCACCTATGACACCGGCGCAACCCACAGCAGCGTCGAGCTTTTGCGCGAGCTGTGCGAGCGTGGGGCGCGGGCACGCTATGGCGAAATGACCGCAGCCGTGCGCGACCGCATGGAGCATGAACTGCAGGTGATCATCAGCAAGGGGTTTGCGGATTATTTTCTGGTGGTGCGCGAAATCGTGCAGCAATCTCCGCGCACGTGCGGCCGCGGCTCGGTGGCGGCCAGCCTGGTGAGTTATTGTCTGGGCATCACCAACGTCGATCCCATTGCCCATAATCTCTATTTCGAGCGCTTTTTGAGTCCGGGCAGAAAAGACCTGCCCGATGCCGACATTGATTTTGCCTGGGACGAGCGCGATGACATTTTGAATTGGATTTTCGCGAAGTATGGCGAGGCGCAGGCCGCGATGATCTCCAATCACGTCACGCTCAAAACCCGCGCCGCCATTCGCGCCGTGGCCAAAGTTTACGGCCTGCCGCCCGGCGAAATCTCACGCGTCACCAAAAAACTTTCCGGTTGGGAAAGTGAGCGCATCGCCGAAATGGTGGCCAAGCATCCGGTGTACCGCCAGGATGATTTCCCCGAGCCCTGGCCGGAAATCTTCGCGCTGGCAGAACGTTTGCGCGGCACGCCGCAGCACCTGAGCGTGCATGCCGGCGGGGTGGTGATCGCGCGCGAGGGGCTGGATCACCATGTGCCCCGCCAGCGCGCCGCCAAGGGCGTACCCATCATTCAATTTGAAAAAGACCAGGCTGAGGATTTTGGCCTGGTGAAAGTCGACGTGCTGGGCAATCGCAGTTTGGCGGTGGTGCGCGATGCTCTGGCCGAGCTGGAGCGGCAACATGGCCTGGTTTTGGATTATCAAATCTGGAATCCGATCGACGATCAGGCCACGCAGGCATTGATCCGCGACGGCAAAGCCATGGGCTGCTTTTACATCGAATCGCCGGCCATGCGGCTGCTGTTTCACAAAGCGCGGCGCGGCGATTTTGCAACGCTGATCGCCCTGTCCTCGCTGATTCGTCCCGCCGCCAACAAATACATCAACATGTACGTGGAGCGCTTGCACGGCCGGCCGTACGCGCCGCTGCATCCCCTGCTGGCCGAGGTGCTCAAAGAAACTTTCGGCGTGATGGTCTATCAGGAAGACGTCAGCAAAACCGCG contains these protein-coding regions:
- a CDS encoding IS630 transposase-related protein, which produces MKTYSPDLRQRIVNAVDSGIGTFCEIARLFGVHGSFIYKMLRQRQQLGHIAPLPHGGGAHQKLDDRTLDFLIDLVEQVPYITLNELRLKCQRQAKIKVSVSTIWYGLERRKTTVKKSRSAQEADPADGAAFSKK
- a CDS encoding transposase — translated: MFIDEYGTKTRMNRSHARSAKDKRAHMSEAFDPAVRLSVISALSLTGVGPTLTIEGSVDGQVFEDYVEHFLSRELTRDDIVMMDNIRFHYNQRILAKLRDLGARVEYLPAYSPDPNPLEECISKIKAILRKKRSTTRKKLETALKQAINEVTKSDIAGWSR
- a CDS encoding DUF1566 domain-containing protein, which encodes MGKRDFAQEEDHSLPAGRHQTAGHFGQQGFYINLRDAAKATTALLGALGLDAQPLVETAAKETVAAVPHGPLTANQETAPPPQAQPKLAKAKTADQKPLPQEPSPPQPSKSLRPNQKVTSLRFKPVENLSPDAVPAMLKEKGFFDYYINKHGRGLRHQYESVERNGAKLVIDHATGLTWQRGGSEELMTFANALKYLEQLNRERFAGYNDWRLPTLEEAMSLMEPEKRNRDLYIDPVFDKNQHWIWTADKEASGGAWVVYFYGGACTHGGVHDPNYVRAVRSGQS
- a CDS encoding DUF72 domain-containing protein, producing the protein MALTLADYERLIKWGSCSWNYPVGWQGVVYHDHKSETDLPLFRSPAVTPHGLAGTAVIKQKKIGGTYRADLLAQYCAFKPFATLCFDMTHYRLFTAGELAEFARYLTPNFPVVIKVWQGLTKIGHWHKAGTATYERQRNENFLNARVFADQFLSPYRRAFAGHAAMFLFEFMRLGYYDTARQRWSNPDPRRFNRALQQFFAAVPKDFRYAVELRDRNLVNAEYAQVLRQHGVAHCFNQWESMRLLREQFALVGFTAPFAAVRVLTPPRVKYAAVQKAYAPYDRIHRRLPEMRADMELLIEHALQHSVDLSLLINNRAEGNAPATVQELDAALRRKLAAPAKTPAPDRIPALATNI
- a CDS encoding SOS response-associated peptidase; translation: MCGRYTNTANLDAMQMRFDFDTEETDFVPRYNLAPTQYAPVLILDQNGHRRLEMMRWGLIPHWAKDASIGNRMINARSETIQEKPVFRSSFKKYRCLVPADGFYEWQKTGKTKQPLRIMLKSRQLFAMAGLWAKWQGPDGKEIRSFTILTTTPNALLKQIHDRMPVILPPDLEEAWLKSEDIDQLQGLLVPYPAQELTAYEVSTLVNSPKNEVEDCIKPKQD
- a CDS encoding DNA polymerase III subunit alpha, whose amino-acid sequence is MFPLLTAHSHYSFGKGVPSLRELCAAAHALGYAALALTDSNGIYGLVWFLELCREYGLQPIIGAEIQHRERAVLLVYQRAGYHNLCRMLSARHLDKNFSLTQLSSHREGLIVLSDSLPLLETLAQAGGTENLFIELRPWSNFSDAMRQSRRTGIPVAAATDIYFLRPEDFKLHQFLVAIHENAALSRVPKDHFVSAEAFLKSPAAHAREFSACPPAVENAGRLAQQCAAFQLHLGMTIFPTYDTGATHSSVELLRELCERGARARYGEMTAAVRDRMEHELQVIISKGFADYFLVVREIVQQSPRTCGRGSVAASLVSYCLGITNVDPIAHNLYFERFLSPGRKDLPDADIDFAWDERDDILNWIFAKYGEAQAAMISNHVTLKTRAAIRAVAKVYGLPPGEISRVTKKLSGWESERIAEMVAKHPVYRQDDFPEPWPEIFALAERLRGTPQHLSVHAGGVVIAREGLDHHVPRQRAAKGVPIIQFEKDQAEDFGLVKVDVLGNRSLAVVRDALAELERQHGLVLDYQIWNPIDDQATQALIRDGKAMGCFYIESPAMRLLFHKARRGDFATLIALSSLIRPAANKYINMYVERLHGRPYAPLHPLLAEVLKETFGVMVYQEDVSKTAIALADFSTDEGEQLRKVLTKKHAEKRLADFREKFFSGCGRRGLAPAKIREIWDMILSFSGYSFCKPHSASYAMLSFKCAWLKVHYPAIFMAAVISNQGGYYSTQAYLSECRRLGLQILPPDINRSDWQYVGEGQTVRVGLMQLRGVATAAVRQLLEERRRNGPYQSFWDFHRRVALAPADARLMIKAGLFDTVEPELSRPGLIWLLRCLTNAGTLAAGDEAWYQAQRRQARQLQDYSPGLRRQHEFNALGVLWSGNMLELFQSQLAPLKRIFAKDLPRSVGKHVQLVGWLVTSKLVRTVKDEIMEFYSFEDETAIFETVFFPRVYRQFCHFMVQNHRPFLLRGWVQNDRGAIALNVTFVQAV